Proteins encoded together in one Altererythrobacter epoxidivorans window:
- a CDS encoding energy transducer TonB, giving the protein MSYVSQSHANRPAAVAGVIAIHAGLGAIIVLGLQTNVVNLITDGPVAAFDVKDEVEPPPPPPPPVDEPQVDPVTPPLYVPPAPIPLPTKPNFVDTTSELPPMTDEVILKVLPPVRETPPVKPTGMPAEGASPRNNPGAWVTDADYKSRWIREGLSGTARFKLEIGSNGRVESCQITQSTGHPALDDATCDLVTRRARFDAAKDTTGTSTRGTYSNAVRWQMPD; this is encoded by the coding sequence ATGAGCTATGTTTCGCAGAGCCATGCCAACCGCCCCGCCGCCGTTGCGGGGGTTATTGCCATCCACGCCGGACTGGGCGCGATCATCGTGCTCGGCCTGCAGACAAATGTCGTCAACCTGATCACCGATGGTCCGGTCGCCGCGTTCGATGTGAAGGACGAGGTCGAGCCACCGCCTCCCCCGCCTCCGCCGGTCGATGAGCCCCAGGTCGACCCGGTGACGCCGCCGCTCTACGTCCCGCCGGCACCCATTCCGCTGCCCACAAAGCCGAACTTCGTCGATACGACATCGGAATTGCCGCCGATGACCGACGAAGTGATCCTTAAAGTGCTGCCCCCTGTTCGTGAAACCCCACCCGTCAAACCGACGGGCATGCCTGCCGAAGGCGCAAGCCCGCGCAACAATCCGGGCGCATGGGTGACGGACGCGGACTACAAGAGCCGCTGGATCCGCGAAGGACTGTCGGGCACAGCCCGCTTCAAGCTGGAGATCGGATCGAACGGCCGTGTCGAAAGCTGCCAGATCACGCAGTCCACCGGCCACCCGGCGCTGGACGACGCGACTTGCGATCTCGTCACCAGGCGCGCCCGGTTCGATGCTGCGAAGGATACGACGGGTACGAGCACCCGCGGCACCTATTCCAATGCCGTCCGCTGGCAGATGCCGGACTGA
- a CDS encoding DUF3597 domain-containing protein has product MSIFGKIKDAIFGKKAEAKTVPTTPTPSTAPSGGAGWGSAAHKQGMSEVDVEQRLDGMEGADRLNWRTSIVDLMKLIGVDSSYENRKELATELGRSDYSGSAEDNIWLHKQTMKELAKNGGKVPSSFLD; this is encoded by the coding sequence ATGAGTATTTTCGGCAAGATCAAGGATGCAATTTTTGGCAAGAAGGCAGAGGCCAAGACCGTGCCGACCACGCCGACACCCAGCACTGCCCCAAGTGGTGGCGCCGGATGGGGTTCTGCCGCACACAAGCAGGGCATGAGCGAAGTCGATGTCGAACAGCGTCTCGATGGCATGGAAGGCGCGGACAGGCTGAACTGGCGCACCTCGATCGTCGACCTGATGAAGCTGATCGGCGTCGATTCATCCTATGAGAATCGCAAGGAACTCGCGACCGAACTGGGCCGCAGCGATTATTCGGGCAGCGCCGAAGACAACATCTGGCTGCACAAGCAGACGATGAAGGAGCTGGCCAAGAATGGCGGCAAGGTGCCGTCGAGCTTCCTCGACTAG
- a CDS encoding phosphoenolpyruvate carboxykinase, translating into MSTPLARPLSAQGFETSAKIHANLGTPQLVEHALDRGEGKLAKDGPLVVDTGRFTGRSVKDKFVVRDETTEDTINWGAINQPMSPEHFANLKADFLEALKGQDELYVADLFGGSQPEYRVNVRVITQMAWHSLFARTLLVRPTKEELADFDPEYTIINLPSFKADPERHGSRSDTVIAVSFTEKLILIGNTEYSGEMKKGVFGILNYLLPAQGVMPMHCSANVGPDGKTAIFFGLSGTGKTTLSADASRTLIGDDEHGWSDTAVFNFEGGCYAKMIDLSAEGEPEIYATTKMFGTILENVAMDEDTREIDFSDTSKTENTRGAYPINYIPNTSAENLGPVPANVVMLTADAFGVLPPISRLTPDQAMYHFLSGYTAKVAGTEIGVTEPEATFSTCFGAAFMPRHPSVYGNLLKERIARGNATCWLVNTGWTGGQYGTGSRMPIKATRALLNAALDGSLNNVEFRVDPNFGFEVPVAVPGVDSAILDPRSTWADKEEYDRTASKLVQLFIDNFAQFESHVDQGVREAAPGAAVAA; encoded by the coding sequence GTGTCCACTCCGCTTGCCCGCCCCCTTTCAGCCCAGGGCTTCGAAACGTCCGCCAAGATCCACGCCAATCTCGGCACGCCCCAGCTGGTCGAGCATGCTCTCGATCGTGGTGAGGGCAAGCTGGCGAAAGACGGCCCGCTGGTCGTCGATACTGGCAGGTTCACCGGCCGCAGCGTGAAGGACAAGTTCGTCGTCCGCGACGAAACGACCGAAGACACGATCAACTGGGGCGCGATCAACCAGCCGATGAGCCCGGAACACTTCGCCAATCTGAAGGCGGATTTCCTCGAGGCTCTGAAGGGTCAGGACGAACTCTATGTGGCCGACCTGTTCGGCGGTTCGCAGCCCGAATATCGCGTCAACGTGCGCGTCATCACGCAGATGGCCTGGCATTCGCTGTTCGCACGCACCCTGCTGGTTCGTCCGACCAAGGAAGAGCTGGCCGATTTCGACCCCGAATACACGATCATCAACCTGCCGAGCTTCAAGGCGGACCCGGAACGCCACGGCAGCCGCAGCGACACGGTGATCGCGGTCAGCTTCACTGAAAAGCTGATCCTGATCGGCAACACCGAATATTCGGGCGAGATGAAGAAGGGCGTCTTCGGCATCCTCAATTACCTGCTGCCTGCGCAGGGCGTGATGCCGATGCACTGTTCGGCAAATGTCGGCCCCGACGGCAAGACGGCAATCTTCTTCGGCCTTTCGGGCACGGGCAAGACGACGCTTTCGGCCGATGCCAGCCGCACGCTGATCGGTGACGACGAGCATGGCTGGTCCGACACTGCTGTCTTCAATTTCGAAGGCGGCTGCTATGCCAAGATGATCGACCTGTCGGCAGAGGGCGAACCCGAAATCTACGCCACGACGAAGATGTTCGGCACGATCCTCGAAAACGTCGCGATGGACGAGGACACGCGCGAGATCGATTTCAGCGATACGAGCAAGACCGAGAACACGCGCGGCGCCTATCCGATCAACTACATCCCGAACACCTCGGCCGAAAACCTCGGTCCGGTTCCGGCCAATGTCGTGATGCTCACCGCCGATGCATTCGGCGTGTTGCCTCCGATCTCTCGCCTCACGCCCGACCAGGCAATGTATCACTTCCTGTCGGGTTACACGGCAAAGGTCGCTGGCACCGAGATCGGCGTGACCGAACCCGAAGCGACTTTCTCGACCTGTTTCGGCGCTGCATTCATGCCGCGCCACCCCAGCGTTTACGGCAACCTGCTGAAGGAACGTATCGCAAGGGGCAATGCGACCTGCTGGCTGGTCAACACCGGCTGGACCGGCGGCCAATACGGCACAGGCAGCCGCATGCCGATCAAGGCAACCCGCGCACTGCTCAATGCGGCACTCGACGGTTCGCTCAACAATGTCGAATTCCGCGTCGATCCGAATTTCGGGTTCGAAGTGCCCGTCGCGGTTCCAGGTGTCGACAGCGCGATCCTCGATCCGCGTTCGACCTGGGCAGACAAGGAAGAATACGACCGCACCGCCAGCAAGCTGGTGCAGCTGTTCATCGATAATTTCGCGCAGTTCGAAAGCCACGTCGATCAGGGCGTGCGCGAGGCTGCGCCGGGGGCCGCCGTGGCGGCCTGA
- a CDS encoding response regulator transcription factor, whose product MDEMETVESGKRDQMVVALVDDDRNILTTVSIALQAEGFVTRVYSDGETALKALLENPPDLAVFDIKMPKMDGMELLRRLREHSALPVIFLTSKDDEQDEEAGLELGADDYIAKPFSLRLLLARIKAILRRADPTRPLDSDVGDGEPSNPSLNRGRLHMDPARHQVTWDGAPVSLTVTEFLILEALAARPGVIKSRNQLMDAAYPDDIFVDDRTVDSHIKRMRRKFRQADPEFGAIETLYGAGYSFTDG is encoded by the coding sequence ATGGACGAGATGGAAACGGTGGAAAGCGGCAAGCGCGACCAGATGGTCGTGGCTCTTGTCGATGACGATCGCAACATCCTGACGACCGTTTCGATCGCCCTCCAGGCAGAGGGTTTCGTTACTCGGGTCTATTCCGATGGCGAAACTGCCTTGAAGGCGCTGCTGGAAAATCCGCCAGACCTCGCTGTTTTCGACATCAAGATGCCGAAGATGGACGGCATGGAATTGCTCCGCCGCCTGCGCGAACATTCCGCCCTTCCCGTCATCTTCCTGACCAGCAAGGACGATGAACAGGACGAGGAAGCCGGGCTGGAACTTGGCGCCGACGACTATATCGCAAAGCCGTTCAGCCTGCGCCTGTTGCTGGCGCGCATAAAGGCGATCCTGCGAAGGGCCGACCCGACCCGCCCGCTGGACAGCGACGTGGGTGATGGCGAGCCTTCCAACCCGTCGCTCAACCGCGGCCGCCTCCACATGGATCCGGCCCGTCACCAGGTGACGTGGGACGGGGCGCCCGTCTCGCTTACCGTCACCGAATTCCTTATCCTGGAAGCGCTGGCGGCACGGCCCGGCGTCATCAAGAGCCGCAACCAGTTGATGGATGCAGCCTATCCCGACGACATCTTCGTCGATGATCGCACCGTGGACAGTCACATCAAACGGATGCGCCGCAAGTTCCGGCAGGCCGACCCTGAGTTCGGCGCAATAGAAACGCTTTACGGCGCAGGTTACAGCTTCACCGATGGCTAG
- a CDS encoding stimulus-sensing domain-containing protein, producing MASTLQRMRLDKNLEPLGWAGRLSLTSRILVVNILPLALLGGGIFYLDSYRKQLLSERYKLARIEAQITAEALAGATRERQEALLVQIGREQRMRVRMYDAEGRLWADSFELAEPSFEFDDIRQDNLSDDFAQMLDRAVDTIVGAEPIPDYNEPEDPSADAWPELVRAREEGLSQIQLRDAPDGTPVINAAAPVGLNGATLLTTRNAVDITENVRAARSTLGLAVFFAMIASILLSLYLARTIVAPLRLLASAALRVRQGREREVEVPRLPERRDEIGLLARAVSDMTSALRQRIDAVDSFAADVAHEIKNPLASLRSAIESLPRVEDPDLRKQLTDIATHDVRRIDRLVTEISDASRIDAEMSRATLERIDLTKLVERIVGSREARAENLDHRIVLDSRGYAAIVTGVGARLERVVENLLDNAVSFSPPEASVEVMVENDGERVVLTVCDSGPGIPEENREKVFQRFHSVRPETEDFGNHSGLGLAIARTIAEAHDGILTAQSRLDGKPGACMRLDLPAAR from the coding sequence ATGGCTAGCACATTGCAGCGAATGCGACTGGACAAGAACCTCGAGCCGCTCGGCTGGGCGGGACGCCTGTCGCTTACCTCGCGCATCCTGGTCGTGAACATCCTGCCGCTGGCGCTGCTGGGTGGCGGCATCTTCTACCTCGATTCCTATCGCAAGCAGCTCCTGTCAGAACGTTACAAGCTGGCTCGTATCGAAGCGCAGATCACCGCCGAAGCGCTGGCAGGTGCCACACGCGAACGGCAGGAAGCGCTGCTGGTCCAGATCGGCCGCGAACAGCGGATGCGGGTGCGCATGTATGACGCTGAGGGCCGCCTATGGGCTGACAGCTTCGAATTGGCTGAACCATCATTCGAGTTCGACGATATCCGGCAGGACAATTTGTCCGACGACTTTGCGCAAATGCTCGACCGCGCGGTCGACACGATCGTCGGTGCCGAACCGATCCCCGACTACAACGAGCCCGAGGATCCTTCGGCGGACGCATGGCCAGAACTCGTTCGCGCACGAGAGGAAGGTCTCTCCCAGATCCAGCTGCGCGATGCGCCGGACGGAACGCCTGTCATCAATGCCGCGGCGCCGGTCGGGCTGAACGGCGCCACGCTGCTGACGACGCGCAACGCGGTCGACATCACGGAAAACGTACGCGCCGCGCGCTCGACACTGGGTTTGGCGGTTTTCTTCGCCATGATCGCCTCGATCCTGCTGTCGCTTTACCTTGCCCGAACCATCGTCGCCCCGCTGCGATTGCTGGCGAGCGCCGCCCTGCGCGTCCGGCAAGGGCGCGAGCGCGAAGTCGAGGTCCCCCGCCTGCCCGAAAGGCGGGACGAAATCGGCCTGCTCGCGCGTGCAGTTTCGGACATGACCAGCGCGCTGCGCCAGAGGATCGATGCCGTCGACAGCTTTGCCGCGGATGTTGCGCACGAGATCAAGAACCCGCTGGCTTCGCTGCGTAGCGCCATCGAATCGCTGCCGCGGGTCGAGGATCCCGACCTTCGCAAGCAGTTGACCGACATCGCCACGCACGACGTCCGGCGGATCGACCGCCTTGTCACCGAGATCTCCGATGCCAGCCGCATCGACGCGGAAATGTCTCGCGCCACGCTCGAACGGATCGACCTGACCAAGCTCGTGGAGCGCATCGTCGGATCGAGAGAGGCACGCGCGGAGAACCTCGATCACCGGATCGTGCTGGATTCGCGCGGTTATGCTGCGATCGTCACCGGCGTTGGTGCGCGGCTTGAACGCGTGGTCGAAAACCTTCTCGACAACGCCGTGTCCTTTTCGCCGCCGGAAGCATCGGTCGAGGTGATGGTCGAGAACGACGGCGAACGGGTAGTGCTGACTGTCTGTGACAGCGGCCCCGGTATCCCCGAAGAAAACCGCGAGAAGGTGTTCCAGCGTTTCCACTCGGTGCGGCCCGAAACGGAAGATTTCGGCAATCACTCGGGGCTCGGCCTCGCGATTGCCCGCACTATTGCAGAGGCGCATGACGGTATCCTGACTGCACAAAGCAGGCTCGACGGAAAGCCAGGTGCCTGCATGAGGCTGGACCTGCCCGCCGCGCGATGA
- a CDS encoding HPr kinase/phosphorylase: MSDHFSIVSGVSAVAIDGRAILIEGKPGSGKSSLALAIIDRGAMLIGDDGIRIDTSGNRSIALPPPNIAGKLEIRGVGIVELPTGSAPIALILDLDGSPERLPDTLVMRTMGNVAIPVLPFDAKAPNAALRAQWALKLHGVAF; this comes from the coding sequence ATGAGCGACCACTTTTCCATCGTGTCGGGGGTGTCGGCTGTTGCGATCGACGGTCGCGCGATCCTGATCGAAGGAAAGCCGGGTAGCGGCAAATCCTCCCTCGCACTGGCGATAATCGATCGGGGCGCGATGCTGATCGGGGACGACGGCATCCGGATCGATACTTCCGGCAACAGGTCTATCGCCCTTCCCCCGCCGAACATCGCCGGCAAGCTGGAAATCCGCGGTGTCGGCATCGTCGAACTGCCGACCGGATCAGCTCCAATCGCATTGATCCTCGACCTCGATGGCAGTCCCGAAAGATTGCCCGACACTTTGGTCATGCGAACGATGGGCAATGTCGCGATCCCGGTCCTGCCCTTCGACGCGAAGGCCCCCAACGCAGCGCTCCGCGCCCAGTGGGCCTTGAAGCTGCATGGTGTCGCATTTTGA
- the rapZ gene encoding RNase adapter RapZ, with translation MSSTGPHSGKQRVLLVTGLSGAGKTTALQVLEDLGWEAIDNFPVRLLKRLVAKPDRQQGMLAIGFDSRTRGFVPAEIIDLVKDLAQRDDLAISTLFIDCNGGELERRYNETRRRHPMAQERPLQEGIKAERELLDPLRRWADMIVDTSELSSNQLQQHIRDLFGDTGAQPMTLTVSSFGFARGMPPLADLVFDMRFLDNPHWVPGLRELTGMDAPVGEHIEKDAGFKPAFEQIHDLLLTLLPLYEAQGKSYVHVAFGCTGGRHRSVFTAERMAESLRESGFSPTVRHRNLGSRATDEIEGQKR, from the coding sequence ATGAGTTCAACTGGTCCCCATTCGGGCAAACAGCGCGTGCTTCTCGTCACCGGACTTTCCGGAGCGGGCAAGACGACCGCGCTGCAAGTGCTCGAAGACCTTGGCTGGGAAGCGATCGACAACTTTCCCGTCCGCCTGCTCAAGCGCCTCGTCGCCAAGCCAGACCGACAACAGGGAATGCTGGCGATCGGCTTCGATTCGCGGACCCGCGGATTTGTCCCTGCCGAAATCATCGACCTCGTCAAAGATCTCGCACAGCGGGACGATTTGGCGATCTCGACCCTGTTTATCGATTGCAACGGGGGCGAACTGGAACGGCGATATAACGAAACCCGCCGCCGTCATCCGATGGCACAGGAACGCCCCTTGCAAGAGGGCATCAAGGCGGAGCGCGAATTGCTCGACCCGTTGCGGCGGTGGGCGGACATGATCGTCGACACCAGCGAGCTTTCTTCCAACCAGTTGCAGCAGCACATCCGCGACCTGTTCGGCGACACTGGCGCACAGCCGATGACGCTGACTGTCTCGAGCTTCGGATTCGCACGGGGGATGCCCCCGCTCGCGGACCTGGTGTTCGACATGCGCTTCCTCGACAATCCGCACTGGGTACCCGGCTTGCGCGAACTGACCGGAATGGATGCGCCGGTGGGCGAACACATCGAAAAGGACGCCGGATTCAAGCCAGCATTCGAGCAGATTCACGACCTCTTGCTGACCTTGCTGCCGCTCTACGAAGCGCAGGGGAAAAGCTATGTCCATGTCGCCTTCGGATGCACTGGCGGCAGGCATCGCAGCGTGTTCACTGCCGAACGTATGGCGGAAAGCTTGCGCGAGTCAGGTTTTTCGCCCACTGTCCGCCACCGCAATCTGGGATCGCGCGCAACCGACGAGATCGAAGGACAAAAGCGTTGA
- a CDS encoding PTS sugar transporter subunit IIA, which yields MIGMILVTHGRLAEEFVHAMEHVVGPQDGVATVCIGPNDDMEQRRKEIASAITKVDAGKGVVILTDLFGGTPSNLAISLLDAGHVEVIAGINLPMLIRLSGARKSMDVHDAVEAAQHAGRNYITVASEFLEQGTPEKRAKA from the coding sequence ATGATCGGTATGATTCTGGTCACCCATGGCCGCCTGGCAGAAGAATTCGTTCACGCGATGGAACACGTCGTCGGCCCGCAAGACGGGGTCGCTACCGTGTGCATTGGCCCCAACGACGACATGGAACAGCGGCGCAAGGAGATTGCGAGCGCCATCACCAAGGTCGATGCAGGCAAGGGCGTTGTCATCCTGACCGACCTGTTCGGAGGCACGCCTTCGAACCTTGCCATTTCGCTGCTCGATGCAGGGCATGTCGAAGTGATCGCCGGTATCAATCTGCCGATGCTGATCCGCCTGTCAGGCGCGCGCAAGTCGATGGACGTTCATGACGCGGTAGAGGCGGCGCAGCATGCGGGGCGCAACTACATCACGGTCGCCAGCGAATTTCTCGAACAGGGCACACCGGAAAAGCGGGCGAAGGCATGA
- a CDS encoding HPr family phosphocarrier protein, giving the protein MSEVRRTVTIVNQRGLHARASAKFVGAVSALPDTTQVRVTKGANEAAGGSILGLMMLGAAKGDEIEVIVSGTDADNVLEQLVTLVDDGFGEE; this is encoded by the coding sequence ATGAGCGAAGTCCGGCGCACCGTAACGATCGTCAATCAGCGCGGGCTCCACGCACGTGCCAGCGCCAAATTCGTCGGCGCCGTCAGCGCGCTCCCCGATACGACGCAGGTACGCGTCACCAAGGGTGCAAACGAAGCTGCCGGCGGATCGATATTGGGGCTGATGATGCTCGGTGCTGCCAAGGGTGACGAGATCGAAGTTATCGTGTCCGGAACCGACGCGGACAATGTTCTGGAACAGCTCGTCACGCTCGTCGATGATGGCTTCGGCGAAGAGTGA
- a CDS encoding TrmH family RNA methyltransferase, producing the protein MMRREITGFSNPTVKFLRSLREKKHRKAAGKFMAEGLRLLTDARESGHVPETLVMASGRDPHPLIDALEDAVSAAGGEIIETSPDILEKITGKSNPQAVAGVFDEFDTSLSAVDRTSAKIWLVAQELRDPGNLGTMLRTGDAVGAGGLILIDDCADPFSVEAVRASMGAIFTQTVARARWDEFLPWLRGGQGQLVAASLRDAVPYRGAPYSAPCFVLVGNESQGLPEAYEAACDLRVTMPMRGRADSLNAAVAGAVLAYEVLETLEA; encoded by the coding sequence ATGATGCGCCGCGAGATTACCGGCTTTTCCAATCCGACAGTAAAGTTCCTGCGCTCCCTGCGCGAGAAGAAGCATCGCAAGGCTGCTGGCAAGTTCATGGCCGAGGGCCTGCGCTTGCTGACCGATGCGCGCGAATCCGGCCATGTGCCGGAAACCCTGGTGATGGCTAGCGGACGCGATCCGCACCCGCTGATCGATGCCCTGGAAGATGCGGTTAGCGCGGCTGGCGGGGAAATCATCGAAACATCGCCCGACATTCTCGAAAAGATCACGGGCAAGTCCAACCCGCAGGCTGTCGCGGGGGTTTTCGACGAATTCGATACGTCGCTTTCGGCCGTCGACCGCACGAGCGCGAAGATATGGCTGGTGGCGCAGGAACTTCGCGATCCGGGCAACCTCGGCACGATGCTGCGCACGGGCGATGCAGTCGGCGCAGGCGGGTTGATCCTGATCGACGATTGCGCCGACCCATTCAGCGTGGAGGCGGTGCGCGCCAGCATGGGGGCGATCTTCACCCAGACAGTTGCAAGGGCGAGATGGGACGAATTCCTGCCCTGGCTACGTGGCGGCCAAGGGCAACTGGTCGCCGCTAGCCTGCGCGACGCCGTGCCCTATCGCGGCGCACCCTATTCCGCCCCGTGCTTCGTGCTGGTCGGCAATGAATCTCAGGGGCTTCCCGAAGCATACGAAGCCGCATGCGACCTGCGCGTAACCATGCCAATGCGCGGGCGGGCCGACAGCCTCAACGCTGCAGTCGCAGGTGCAGTACTCGCCTATGAAGTGCTGGAGACCCTCGAAGCCTGA
- a CDS encoding SH3 domain-containing protein, giving the protein MKTAFSLTSALALSMIVAACSRAEPPSEKLRDSVETAINGVAETVQTTELQAGPYSPRNECDALPGAKEFLASLGRAVEARDADALITITSPDVELDFGGGSGTSTLRDRLGDPDYKLWDELAALQKLGCAASDDGSITLPWYFAQDMNLDDPYSAMLALGERVPVRAKASVDAEPIEFVAWDLVTLINDGYTEKPFLNVRTRAGREGWVAREDLRSIVDYRMLANRSENGWRINFFVAGD; this is encoded by the coding sequence ATGAAAACCGCATTCTCGCTCACCAGCGCCCTCGCACTATCGATGATCGTCGCAGCCTGTTCACGGGCGGAACCGCCCTCCGAAAAGCTGCGCGATTCGGTCGAGACTGCGATCAATGGTGTGGCGGAAACCGTCCAGACAACCGAACTGCAGGCCGGCCCGTATTCCCCGCGTAACGAGTGCGACGCCTTGCCGGGTGCCAAGGAGTTCCTGGCATCGCTCGGCCGCGCGGTCGAAGCGCGCGATGCCGATGCGCTGATCACCATTACCAGCCCCGATGTCGAACTCGATTTCGGTGGCGGTTCCGGAACCTCCACCCTCCGGGATCGGCTTGGTGATCCGGATTACAAGCTGTGGGACGAACTGGCCGCGCTCCAGAAGCTGGGCTGTGCTGCCAGTGATGACGGGTCGATCACGCTGCCCTGGTATTTCGCGCAGGACATGAACCTCGACGATCCCTATTCGGCGATGCTGGCACTGGGCGAGCGGGTTCCGGTGCGCGCCAAGGCTTCGGTAGATGCTGAACCGATCGAGTTCGTTGCCTGGGACCTCGTGACCCTGATCAACGACGGCTATACCGAAAAGCCGTTCCTCAATGTGCGAACGCGTGCCGGGCGCGAAGGCTGGGTGGCCCGCGAAGACCTTCGCTCGATCGTCGATTACCGGATGCTCGCCAACCGCAGCGAGAATGGCTGGCGGATCAACTTCTTCGTCGCAGGCGACTGA
- a CDS encoding DNA recombination protein RmuC produces the protein MDPTLLALIVLVVGLAAGAIAGWFIGSRPAADWKARHAERDAEAKELAEKLSRMAPELATMSDRAARADDLAAKLDAARDENTALKAQAAGFEEQKRLLEESREKLLKEFENTGAKVLEAARERFSSEATSRLGEAEAKHKEAVASLLKPVNERLQKYEEQVGSLERQRADAFSRLHQQIEGMRISQEEVRKEAQRLGNSLTNAPKARGRWGERALQNVLEQCGLAEHTDFHLEQSMETEGGRLRPDAIVNVPGQKKLVIDAKVSLNAYQAAFEADDDDERKRHLDQHAKSMRGHVQTLGSKGYQSQFDDAPDYVVMFVPGEHFVAAALEHDPELWDFAFHNKVLLATPTNLVAIARTVAQVWRQDTIAREAVEIGKAGAELYDRLAVAAEHMKRVGGGLETAVSNYNRFVGSFERNVLSSGRRLQEKGIEIGKREIEEIPLVEGTPRYTAEDVSDAEPQIAAPVDGEE, from the coding sequence ATGGATCCTACACTTCTTGCCCTGATCGTTCTCGTCGTCGGCCTTGCTGCGGGCGCCATTGCCGGCTGGTTCATCGGTTCGCGCCCTGCCGCCGACTGGAAGGCACGACATGCCGAACGCGATGCCGAGGCGAAGGAGCTTGCGGAGAAGCTGTCCCGCATGGCGCCGGAACTTGCGACAATGTCGGACCGTGCCGCACGGGCGGACGATCTTGCGGCCAAGCTGGACGCTGCGCGAGACGAAAATACCGCGCTCAAGGCGCAGGCTGCAGGGTTCGAGGAACAGAAGCGCCTGCTCGAGGAAAGCCGGGAAAAGCTGCTCAAGGAGTTCGAGAATACCGGTGCCAAGGTGCTGGAAGCCGCGCGCGAGCGGTTCAGTAGCGAGGCGACCAGCAGGCTGGGCGAGGCCGAGGCCAAGCACAAGGAAGCCGTGGCTTCCCTGCTCAAGCCGGTGAACGAGCGCCTGCAGAAGTACGAGGAGCAGGTTGGCTCTCTCGAACGCCAGCGCGCCGATGCATTTTCGCGCCTTCATCAGCAGATCGAAGGAATGCGGATTTCGCAGGAGGAAGTGCGCAAGGAAGCGCAGCGGCTCGGCAACAGCCTCACCAATGCCCCCAAGGCACGCGGTCGCTGGGGCGAGCGGGCATTGCAGAATGTGCTCGAACAATGCGGGCTTGCCGAACACACCGACTTCCATCTCGAACAATCGATGGAAACCGAAGGCGGGCGGCTGCGTCCCGATGCCATCGTCAATGTTCCAGGGCAGAAGAAGCTGGTCATCGACGCCAAGGTCTCGCTCAACGCCTATCAGGCGGCGTTCGAGGCCGATGACGACGACGAGCGTAAACGCCACCTCGACCAGCATGCAAAGTCGATGCGTGGCCATGTCCAGACGCTGGGTTCCAAAGGCTATCAGAGCCAGTTCGACGATGCGCCAGATTATGTCGTGATGTTCGTGCCGGGCGAACATTTCGTGGCGGCGGCGCTCGAACACGATCCCGAGCTGTGGGACTTCGCCTTTCACAACAAGGTTCTGCTCGCAACGCCGACCAATCTCGTCGCCATTGCGCGTACGGTGGCGCAGGTCTGGCGACAGGACACGATCGCTCGCGAGGCGGTGGAAATCGGCAAGGCCGGGGCGGAGCTTTACGATCGCCTTGCCGTTGCAGCCGAGCACATGAAGCGCGTCGGCGGGGGCCTCGAAACTGCAGTCAGCAATTACAACAGGTTCGTCGGCAGTTTCGAGCGGAATGTGCTGTCATCGGGGCGCAGGTTGCAGGAAAAGGGCATCGAGATCGGCAAGCGCGAGATCGAGGAAATTCCGCTCGTCGAAGGTACGCCGCGTTACACCGCTGAGGATGTGAGTGATGCGGAACCGCAGATTGCCGCTCCGGTTGATGGGGAGGAATAG
- a CDS encoding four-helix bundle copper-binding protein encodes MSIKEMIKEHPQVGADWNEQLGEAVKHAMYCAAICNSCADACSAEEMDMSACIRACMDCADICTATYRTATRRTAGNVAVIEAQLRACITACEHCIDECSKHDNDHCRRCAKMCRECADDCLKALNGMMQHA; translated from the coding sequence ATGTCGATCAAGGAAATGATCAAGGAACACCCGCAAGTCGGGGCCGACTGGAACGAGCAACTGGGCGAGGCCGTAAAGCACGCAATGTATTGCGCGGCGATCTGCAACAGCTGTGCGGACGCCTGCAGCGCCGAAGAAATGGATATGTCCGCCTGTATCCGCGCCTGCATGGACTGCGCGGACATCTGCACAGCCACCTATCGTACCGCGACCCGCCGCACGGCCGGCAATGTCGCCGTGATCGAAGCCCAGCTGCGTGCGTGCATCACCGCGTGCGAGCACTGCATCGATGAGTGTTCCAAGCATGACAACGACCACTGCCGTCGCTGCGCAAAGATGTGCCGCGAATGCGCCGACGATTGCTTGAAGGCACTCAACGGCATGATGCAGCACGCCTGA